Proteins found in one Sporosarcina sp. FSL K6-3457 genomic segment:
- a CDS encoding methyl-accepting chemotaxis protein yields the protein MTIRNKIRIILFTAIIGLVLILGAVYQSINQIEQINDKVLHVVDASQKGDQIVSAMNSARKNDMEFIRTLNLQYITEAEAAISHLKSNAEVIRLLVPLETIEKTTETLITRADLYVAQLHDLVEKQLELDLKNEDGLSVALSVAANRLQEIVIEVDNVALVNEMYKMRLLEKEYILQPSQENGQAVSRFISELQNTIKNLDEITPSQKEEIEKSLSGYYGKLNLLIKNYSEIQSNIKTFETVNEYMDSGVLDIQVVLTEQQNLIFQEKDRTLGVLYLVLIGLGIIVLSILVTLGLLISRSIISSVERLQIGAEKFGEGDFTYRVDDRAKDEMGELAKHFNYMIEKVQSAFFEVRQATYQLSDHSQTLVSISEETTAQTEEVNVSIRHVAAGAEQQQGALKESTALMDELIKKIASVNHYTELINNQARTSSLQGEAGLKTVKDLERASGIFIEFVQMLISNVNDIEKQSKQIVRITKTIEEISDNTDLLALNAAIESARAGEAGKGFSVVAGEIRKLSVRTKGEAQNIHGVINGINHFMEILIEKAAHLDEYSESQVKAVVQNRESFQSIVGQVSDIETYASHIDAELVNVNHSSREIIESLYGVEKVSEESAASAERVLSSSTDQLAAISEVTRAAVNLEELSQELNNEIGHFRLENKLSSTEEGAYAND from the coding sequence ATGACCATTCGAAATAAAATACGTATCATTTTATTCACAGCAATAATTGGTTTAGTTTTAATACTTGGTGCAGTTTACCAGTCGATAAATCAGATTGAACAGATAAATGATAAAGTTTTACATGTGGTAGATGCTTCGCAAAAAGGCGACCAAATCGTAAGTGCAATGAATAGTGCTAGGAAAAATGATATGGAATTTATCAGGACGTTAAATCTGCAGTATATCACTGAAGCTGAAGCAGCAATTAGTCATTTAAAATCAAATGCAGAAGTGATTCGACTTCTCGTCCCATTAGAGACCATTGAGAAAACAACTGAGACTTTAATTACCCGAGCAGATTTATATGTAGCCCAGCTTCATGATTTAGTTGAAAAACAATTGGAATTGGATCTCAAGAATGAGGATGGACTATCTGTAGCGTTGTCTGTAGCAGCCAATCGCCTACAAGAAATTGTCATAGAGGTAGACAATGTGGCACTTGTAAACGAGATGTATAAGATGAGATTACTTGAGAAGGAATATATTCTACAGCCATCACAAGAAAATGGGCAAGCAGTCTCGCGCTTTATATCCGAATTACAGAATACAATAAAGAATCTTGACGAGATAACACCTAGTCAAAAAGAAGAGATAGAAAAATCATTAAGCGGCTATTACGGGAAGTTAAATTTGTTAATCAAAAATTATAGTGAGATTCAGAGTAATATCAAAACTTTCGAGACTGTAAACGAGTATATGGATTCAGGTGTTCTAGATATACAAGTAGTCCTTACCGAACAGCAAAATCTCATTTTTCAAGAAAAAGACAGGACACTTGGAGTACTGTATTTGGTCTTAATAGGACTGGGCATAATTGTCTTATCCATTTTAGTTACGTTAGGATTGCTGATTAGTCGATCCATTATTAGTTCAGTTGAACGTCTTCAAATAGGGGCTGAAAAGTTTGGTGAAGGGGACTTTACATACCGGGTGGATGATCGTGCTAAAGATGAAATGGGTGAGTTGGCGAAGCACTTTAATTATATGATAGAAAAGGTGCAATCTGCATTTTTTGAAGTGAGGCAGGCAACTTACCAATTATCTGATCACTCGCAAACACTTGTCAGTATTTCAGAAGAAACAACGGCCCAAACGGAAGAAGTAAATGTGTCTATAAGGCATGTTGCAGCGGGAGCGGAGCAACAACAAGGAGCATTGAAGGAATCGACGGCTTTAATGGATGAACTGATTAAGAAAATTGCTTCAGTCAATCACTATACAGAACTGATTAATAATCAGGCAAGGACCAGTTCGCTGCAGGGAGAAGCTGGTTTGAAAACTGTTAAAGATCTTGAGAGGGCATCAGGGATTTTTATAGAGTTCGTACAAATGTTAATCAGTAATGTCAATGATATCGAAAAACAGTCAAAACAAATCGTGAGAATTACTAAAACAATTGAGGAAATCTCAGATAATACCGATTTACTGGCATTAAATGCTGCGATTGAATCAGCTCGGGCTGGTGAAGCAGGTAAAGGCTTTTCAGTAGTAGCTGGGGAGATTAGAAAGTTATCAGTGAGAACAAAAGGTGAGGCTCAAAATATTCATGGGGTTATTAATGGCATCAATCATTTTATGGAAATCTTAATTGAAAAAGCGGCTCATCTAGATGAATATAGTGAATCTCAAGTTAAGGCTGTTGTGCAAAATAGGGAATCATTTCAAAGTATTGTTGGGCAGGTCTCTGATATAGAAACTTATGCAAGTCATATCGATGCTGAATTAGTGAATGTCAATCATTCTTCAAGGGAAATCATTGAATCTTTGTATGGTGTGGAGAAAGTTTCTGAGGAATCAGCAGCTTCAGCAGAACGAGTTTTATCATCAAGTACAGATCAATTAGCTGCAATAAGTGAAGTGACTCGTGCAGCGGTGAATTTGGAAGAATTATCACAAGAGCTTAACAATGAAATTGGGCATTTTCGTTTGGAAAACAAGCTTTCTAGTACGGAGGAAGGGGCATATGCAAATGACTAG
- a CDS encoding YesL family protein gives MQMTSVMASLSRACEWIWRLAYINLLWILFTTLGLILFGIAPATFAMFAVIRKWVMGEEEINVFQTFWKSYRSDFWKTNLLGWILIIGGFILYIDFLFIGNFQGGYATLLSGLLILLSILYLVICVYIFPVFSHYELKFFQYIKYAVHIGITSPLSTILIGICALAVYYVVAFIPGITPFFSVSVLSYIIMRLAYHSFCKVERKYTSYIEEA, from the coding sequence ATGCAAATGACTAGTGTTATGGCAAGCTTATCTCGGGCGTGTGAGTGGATATGGCGTCTTGCTTATATTAATCTTTTGTGGATTTTATTTACTACGCTAGGCTTAATTCTATTCGGAATTGCACCTGCTACTTTTGCAATGTTTGCTGTCATACGAAAATGGGTGATGGGTGAAGAAGAAATAAATGTGTTTCAAACTTTTTGGAAATCATATCGGTCAGATTTTTGGAAGACCAATCTATTGGGATGGATTTTAATAATAGGTGGATTCATTCTCTATATTGACTTTCTTTTTATCGGGAATTTCCAAGGGGGGTATGCGACTCTCTTATCTGGCCTACTGATTCTATTATCAATCTTGTACCTTGTTATATGTGTATATATATTCCCAGTGTTCTCGCATTATGAACTGAAGTTCTTTCAGTATATAAAATATGCTGTTCACATCGGGATTACTTCTCCCTTATCAACGATCTTAATTGGCATTTGTGCGCTAGCTGTTTATTATGTAGTCGCTTTTATACCTGGAATTACGCCATTCTTTTCAGTGAGTGTGCTCAGCTATATTATTATGCGCTTAGCGTATCATTCCTTTTGTAAAGTCGAAAGAAAATATACGAGCTATATAGAGGAGGCATAA